The genomic DNA CATCACCATTCAACAGTATGCAGTTATAACTTAGAACAATAAAATGTACTTCTAAGTTTCAAAACAGGTTGTAAATGCCAAAGCAATGGTAAGACGAGATACATACAAAGTATCTAAGATGATCTTTTGCCAAGTCATCATTGGTGAGGTTAAAAGTTTTAAGTTGGGCGTGCTCCATTCTAAGCACCATTGCTGCAAGTTCAGAATCAATATGAACACCAACACTGCAATAACAATATTCATTAATTAAGTGAAAACCAAAcaagtttcattacttttcttatcatAAGCTAATTATGGGCATACCTATAAAGAACAAGAGCATTTTCTTTACGTGAATCATATCTGTACTTGAACTCTGTAATGTTCATAGGACCAACCTACAGACGAAGGTttttaaatcaaaaatcaaaatttagctTTAAAACAAATTGTGATGTAGAATATAGTCATACATACCAATTCACAGAATTTCTTAAAACTCCCTTTCTCCTCTGGTAGATTGGTTGCCAAAACAGCCTCTCGTTTGCGACCAACATCAGCAAGTTCAGTCACAATTCTCAGTCTGTCAAAATTCATGTTTGCACCACTTGTTATAGCAACAACAGCTTCACCTTTCAAACCATAGTATCTGCAATAGGCCTCTGCCCCAGCTAGAGCAAGAGCACCAGCTGGTTCTAGTATGCTTCTTTTCTCCTCAAACATATCCTATATCACATTTGGTATTTCTCAAAATCTTAACTTCAAAATAATCATTATGAGCAATACTCATAAGCGGGACAGGTATAGGACCTTTATGGATGCACAAATGGCATCACGACCAACAAGAACCACTCCATCAACTAGTTCCCTGCACAAATGGAATGTCTCTTCTCCAACCACTTTTACAGCCACACCATCTGCAAATCCTCCCACTTGTTCTAGCATAATTCTCTCCCCATGAAATAGAGATAATGACATTGCATTTGCATCAGAAGGTTCTACTCCAATGATCTTTACCTGCAGACAAATTTCGACTGACTGAATCTCTCCAGGAGCATCATTCATTGTTTGGATCCATTTTTAGTGATGGGACTACTTAAGGACATTTGTACAATCCACAAGCAGAAAACTTAAGACCTAAGCAGAAAACTTCATATAAGTAAAAGAAATCTAATTTTGAGTAAAAATACAGATCTTTTGttcaaaaatattgaaataaaaaacaTTAACAATTTAAGGCACCGTGAAGTAGAGGATATAAAACAGACTAAGATCACGATAATTCAGAACAAGCACACACCTCTGGGAGGACCCGTTTTACATAAGCAGCAATTCCTGCTATTAACCCACCACCACCGACCGGTACAAATATTGCGTGTATAGGACCACTCATTTGGCGAATGATTTCCATCCCAATAGTTCCCTGACCTGCAATAACATCAGGATGATCAAAAGGGGGTATGAATGTACGGTCTTCCTCCTCTCCACATTGCTTTGCATATGtttgtgcttcatcatatgaatccCCCTTTAGGATGACAGTTGCACCTAACCTCTCAACTGAACGCCACTAAAACACATCACAAAGTAGGGTAAGAGAGAGGTACATGCAATTATACAGATGCTAAGAAATGAAATATAAAGCATGATATTTTCTTTTAAATGAAAGTGCATTGCTGAAAAATGCTAAATATCCAAGCAAGTAGACACCTTGATTTCAGGTGTGGTCACTGGCATTACAATTACTGCATTACATCCTAGTTTCTGAGCAGCCAAAGCAACACCCTGTGCATGATTGCCAGCAGATGAGCAAATGACTCCTCTATCTAATTGCTCCCGAGGAAGTTTAGCCATCATATTGTAGGCTCCTCGCAACTTGAAGGAGAACACCTGCATTCCCACAGTTGAGCGTATTAGTGCATCTACATAGGAATATCCAAAAAGGAAGCTGCAAAGTGGGAGTTTCAAAAGTATAATTGCTGCAAGTTAAAGATTAAACAGTCTTTTTGATACGATTTTGAAAACTCTATCTTTACTATTTCCTTCCCAACCCGTTCCATTTTTTTGATATCATATAATCTccattatttttcctttttcccttctcttgAATTTATGATATTTGTAAATCTGATCGTGGATAATTAATAGTTTTAGGTCATAAATTGTGAATTTATGACCTTTGGGTCGTGACACAATATCTATGTTCTCAATTTTCTATCTTCTTTCATATACTGAGCATCACAGGAGTTATAGGATACTCTCATATAAGAAACGGAGAAAAGTAACTTTCATCCAAGGATTAAAAAGACTTTTTTTACCGGTTGCAAGTCCTCTCTCTTAAGCCAGAGATCTACTCCAAGTCTCGCAGACAATTTCGTCGCTCGTTGCAGCGGCGACTCGATCGCCACATCATAAACCTTCGAGGTCAAAATACTGGTTAGATACTCCATAGGATTCAACGCCCCGTTTTGACCAACGTCGGCCGCTAACGCAGACGATGGATAAGTTTTCTCAGAAATGCCCCCAAGGTAGCCGCTTTCGTACTGCAGAGAATCCACCGAGACCCTCTTGAGGGGAGGGGAAAGGGATGTTGCATCCGGCTGAGTACTGAAGCCGGCCGACGAAGATGAGGAGACGGCGGCAACCTCGAGCAGTCGACCTCTCAGCGAGTCGGCGTGGATAGATGGGCAAAGGTGGTGGAAGCGGAAGGAGGTGGCAAGGCGTGCTCCCCCAGCCAGCGGCAGCTTCGAGGGCGGGGGAAGGCGCGAAGGGCGGAGGGCGGCGAGAGATTCCATGTCACCGAGCTTGAGATGGATCGGGGCGTTCGGCGAACAATTAGGTTCGGCGTATCAAGAGAATCTTTTCATTTCACCCCCTGAcagtttattttttttgaaatgccTCTTCCTACTTTTAATTTCATTGTATGATGTCTGCTGAACTGTAATTCAacaatggtatatatatatatactattatATATTCAATCGTGGGATCTCCAGATCTCTCGATGTATATATATTCAATCGTGGGATCTCCAGATCTCTCGATGCCACAGCAttacccatatatatatatatatatatatatatatatatatactatcaaAAGAGTTCAGATTTCTATCTCAACACCTTTTTATCCGCATCCCAttagtgttatatatatatatatatac from Zingiber officinale cultivar Zhangliang chromosome 4A, Zo_v1.1, whole genome shotgun sequence includes the following:
- the LOC121970498 gene encoding threonine dehydratase 1 biosynthetic, chloroplastic-like; translation: MESLAALRPSRLPPPSKLPLAGGARLATSFRFHHLCPSIHADSLRGRLLEVAAVSSSSSAGFSTQPDATSLSPPLKRVSVDSLQYESGYLGGISEKTYPSSALAADVGQNGALNPMEYLTSILTSKVYDVAIESPLQRATKLSARLGVDLWLKREDLQPVFSFKLRGAYNMMAKLPREQLDRGVICSSAGNHAQGVALAAQKLGCNAVIVMPVTTPEIKWRSVERLGATVILKGDSYDEAQTYAKQCGEEEDRTFIPPFDHPDVIAGQGTIGMEIIRQMSGPIHAIFVPVGGGGLIAGIAAYVKRVLPEVKIIGVEPSDANAMSLSLFHGERIMLEQVGGFADGVAVKVVGEETFHLCRELVDGVVLVGRDAICASIKDMFEEKRSILEPAGALALAGAEAYCRYYGLKGEAVVAITSGANMNFDRLRIVTELADVGRKREAVLATNLPEEKGSFKKFCELVGPMNITEFKYRYDSRKENALVLYSVGVHIDSELAAMVLRMEHAQLKTFNLTNDDLAKDHLRYFMGGRSNVQNEILCRFIFPERPGALMKFLDSFSPRWNISLFHYRAQGETGANVLVGIQVPGEDLEEFKNRAENVGYEYTYQMNNEAYRLLMQ